One Edaphobacter lichenicola DNA window includes the following coding sequences:
- a CDS encoding dihydrodipicolinate synthase family protein — MLLDGLQLPLTTPFYPDGRLNLHKLEHNVARYSKTPAAGLVALSEVGEPTLLSEEETRHVLRSVATSAAAEKVLIAGVSRDSVAGTLELAESAAAFGYDAVLVRRPSMLRENGGRAKELLAYFQAVGDRSALPVVLYSSSAEDGGVLPAEVVIELAGHSKVLGLVDGWGDRARMETIKTGTASCKRDVMVTAVFAAVTGRMQRRSEGAEAKDLILATELMDGMPAVATPMKMVEKTRTKVVGFQLLAGRTDGMLEGLRSSAVGAMPAFAAAAPQACYEVLAAWKDGDEGLAGEKQMRLQEVAVRIERQMGVAGIKFGCDLNGYFGGRPRLPLLPLGGEERAEIEALMQGMRN, encoded by the coding sequence ATGCTGCTTGATGGGCTTCAACTACCGCTGACTACGCCGTTCTATCCTGACGGTCGCCTCAATCTCCATAAGCTGGAACACAATGTGGCGCGCTACTCGAAGACGCCAGCGGCCGGGCTGGTTGCGCTGAGCGAGGTGGGGGAGCCGACTCTGCTGAGTGAGGAGGAGACGCGGCACGTCTTGCGGAGTGTGGCGACGTCGGCTGCGGCGGAGAAGGTGCTGATCGCTGGAGTGTCGCGGGATAGCGTGGCGGGGACGCTGGAGCTGGCGGAGTCGGCTGCGGCGTTTGGCTATGATGCGGTGCTGGTGAGGCGGCCTTCAATGCTTCGGGAGAACGGGGGACGGGCGAAGGAGCTGCTGGCTTATTTCCAGGCGGTGGGTGACCGGTCGGCGCTGCCGGTGGTGTTGTACAGCTCGTCGGCGGAGGATGGCGGGGTGCTGCCTGCCGAAGTTGTGATCGAGCTGGCAGGACACTCGAAGGTTCTTGGGCTGGTGGATGGTTGGGGGGACCGTGCGCGGATGGAGACGATCAAGACTGGAACCGCTAGCTGTAAGCGCGATGTGATGGTGACTGCGGTGTTTGCTGCAGTGACTGGTAGGATGCAGCGTCGAAGTGAGGGTGCGGAGGCGAAAGATCTGATTCTGGCGACGGAGTTGATGGATGGGATGCCTGCGGTGGCGACGCCCATGAAGATGGTGGAGAAGACGCGAACGAAGGTGGTGGGGTTTCAACTATTGGCTGGAAGAACTGATGGGATGTTGGAGGGTTTGAGGAGTAGTGCCGTGGGCGCGATGCCGGCGTTTGCGGCGGCTGCTCCGCAGGCCTGCTACGAGGTGCTGGCGGCGTGGAAGGATGGCGATGAGGGATTGGCTGGCGAGAAACAGATGCGACTGCAAGAGGTTGCGGTAAGGATTGAAAGGCAGATGGGAGTTGCTGGTATCAAGTTTGGGTGTGATTTGAATGGGTACTTCGGAGGGAGGCCGCGTCTGCCTTTGCTGCCGCTTGGCGGGGAAGAACGGGCCGAGATTGAGGCTTTGATGCAGGGGATGCGGAACTGA
- a CDS encoding tetratricopeptide repeat protein — protein sequence MIKPKQPRKFVTPTFPLAALLAAILFCSAPAFAVSKDMVQLQTQIQALQDAVARLQQSNDERMGVMKDLIQQSADSINKMGANVDVMRKQLQTQQETQSGKVDQVSGQIQSLNDSVDEIKARIATLQKLMQDVQSQQQSMSAGMPQPTGSTALPPSNPAPLTTPAPAAPAPNGKKGKPSASIPQAADPPDPAGPAVPPADQLYKTALGDYMAAKYPLASSEFGDVVKYYPDNPLSGNSFYYQAEINFRDGHYPAAIKAYDAVLEQYPDSNKVPASHLHKGIALFNLKENEAGTRELRTLIQRFPNSPESMQARSKLSGMGIPVTPKH from the coding sequence ATGATCAAACCAAAGCAACCCCGTAAATTCGTCACCCCGACGTTCCCTTTAGCCGCTCTCCTCGCGGCCATCCTGTTCTGCTCCGCCCCAGCCTTCGCCGTCAGCAAAGACATGGTGCAGCTGCAGACCCAGATTCAGGCATTGCAGGACGCCGTAGCCCGTCTTCAGCAGTCCAACGACGAGCGCATGGGCGTCATGAAAGATCTCATCCAACAGAGCGCCGACTCCATCAACAAGATGGGCGCAAACGTCGACGTCATGCGCAAGCAGCTTCAGACCCAGCAGGAGACGCAAAGCGGCAAGGTCGACCAGGTCTCCGGTCAGATCCAGTCCCTCAACGACTCCGTCGACGAGATCAAGGCCCGCATCGCCACCCTCCAGAAGCTCATGCAGGATGTACAAAGCCAGCAGCAGTCGATGAGCGCCGGCATGCCCCAGCCGACCGGCTCGACCGCACTCCCTCCTTCCAACCCCGCACCGCTCACAACACCCGCCCCGGCAGCCCCAGCCCCCAACGGGAAAAAAGGCAAACCCTCGGCCAGCATCCCCCAGGCAGCCGACCCCCCCGATCCCGCCGGCCCCGCCGTTCCTCCCGCCGACCAGCTCTACAAGACTGCCCTCGGCGACTACATGGCCGCCAAGTACCCCCTCGCGTCCTCTGAGTTCGGCGACGTCGTCAAGTACTACCCCGACAATCCCCTCTCAGGAAACTCCTTCTACTACCAGGCCGAGATCAACTTCCGCGACGGCCACTACCCCGCCGCCATCAAAGCCTACGATGCCGTCCTCGAGCAGTATCCCGACAGCAACAAGGTCCCCGCGTCTCATCTCCACAAGGGCATCGCCCTCTTCAATCTCAAGGAGAACGAAGCCGGCACCCGCGAACTCCGCACCCTCATCCAGCGCTTCCCCAACTCGCCCGAGTCCATGCAGGCCCGCAGCAAACTCAGCGGCATGGGCATTCCCGTCACACCCAAGCACTAG
- a CDS encoding OmpA family protein yields MQTGIRKTLVIAATLISIGAVTGCHKKASGIDPNALGPAPAPPAAAPTATITADPLSIDLGQSVILNWRTQNASTVTIDGIGDVNTNGTQTVAPSTSTNFHLTAKGDGGTTEANVRVTVRVPVAPAAPPPADNDMGSEAAFHENVQDVFFDYDSYDLRPDATTASSKAAAYLTAHPAIRVVIGGYCDDRGSAEYNLALGENRANAARTALVNAGVPASRLRVISYGKEKQFCTEENESCWQQNRRAQFSLDR; encoded by the coding sequence ATGCAAACAGGAATTCGCAAGACCTTGGTGATTGCAGCAACTCTCATTTCCATCGGCGCCGTCACCGGCTGCCACAAGAAAGCGAGCGGCATCGACCCCAACGCGCTCGGGCCCGCGCCTGCTCCTCCCGCCGCCGCACCCACCGCCACCATCACCGCTGACCCTCTCTCCATCGACCTCGGCCAATCCGTCATCCTCAACTGGCGCACGCAGAACGCCTCCACGGTCACCATCGACGGCATCGGCGACGTCAACACCAACGGCACCCAGACCGTCGCCCCCTCCACCTCGACCAACTTTCATCTCACCGCCAAAGGTGACGGCGGCACCACCGAAGCCAACGTCCGCGTAACCGTCCGTGTCCCCGTCGCCCCCGCTGCTCCTCCGCCGGCAGACAACGACATGGGCAGCGAAGCAGCCTTCCACGAGAACGTTCAGGATGTCTTCTTCGACTACGACAGCTACGATCTTCGTCCCGACGCGACCACAGCTTCCTCCAAAGCCGCAGCGTACCTCACCGCTCATCCCGCCATCCGAGTCGTCATCGGCGGATACTGCGACGATCGCGGCTCCGCAGAGTACAACCTGGCCCTCGGCGAGAACCGCGCCAACGCCGCCCGCACCGCTTTGGTGAATGCCGGTGTGCCGGCCAGCCGTCTCCGCGTCATCAGCTACGGCAAAGAGAAGCAGTTTTGCACCGAAGAGAACGAAAGCTGCTGGCAGCAAAACCGCCGCGCCCAATTCTCCCTTGACCGCTAA
- a CDS encoding DPP IV N-terminal domain-containing protein produces MLRLKRTPLPRHAYLCRLGVLLLLLVGASALHAQEGFKTETSSGVSNIRIAVADFKPASADQQTSAFKHTFDSTLYADLANAGIFDIVSKSLLPQSTPGAPAEIRIQQWADAPTSAAMVAFGNFGIQGSRITCNGFLFDAKNLQYPQVLAKQYNEDATDDSARQIAHRFADEIIFRLSGGSQGIAESKIYYVKLTGTDKEIWQMDYDGANQHPLTHLGTVSISPRISPDNSRLAFSSLGRDGFQIRMFSLVLNRMVNFSAAGGTNLSPAWSPNGKDLAYSSSRSGDPEIWISDTSGGSSRRVTSFRGPDVSPVFNPRTGSQIAWISGRTNLPQLYIMDIDGSNVQRMTDGGYATSPSWSPNGQFLTFAWDRKYGPGAPGGQDIYVMEIATKRWIQLTHDGGRCDFPSWSPDGRHIVYANSPDGKATHMKIMTMLADGTQKHELTGAGADMPNWSWK; encoded by the coding sequence ATGCTTAGACTGAAACGTACGCCGCTCCCTCGGCACGCCTACCTTTGTCGTCTTGGAGTTCTTCTCCTTCTTCTTGTTGGCGCCTCCGCTCTGCACGCGCAGGAAGGCTTCAAGACTGAAACCTCCAGCGGAGTCTCAAACATCCGCATCGCCGTCGCCGACTTCAAACCTGCCTCCGCAGATCAGCAGACCTCTGCCTTCAAGCACACCTTCGACTCGACCCTCTACGCCGACCTCGCGAACGCAGGCATCTTCGACATCGTCTCGAAGAGCCTCCTCCCCCAATCCACTCCAGGCGCACCCGCCGAGATCAGGATTCAGCAGTGGGCCGACGCGCCAACCTCTGCAGCCATGGTGGCCTTCGGCAACTTCGGCATTCAGGGCAGCAGAATCACCTGCAACGGCTTCCTCTTCGACGCAAAGAATCTTCAGTATCCACAGGTCCTCGCCAAGCAGTACAACGAGGACGCCACCGACGACTCCGCCCGCCAGATTGCCCATCGCTTCGCCGACGAGATCATCTTCCGTCTCAGCGGAGGCAGCCAGGGCATCGCCGAATCGAAGATCTACTACGTCAAGCTCACCGGCACCGACAAAGAGATCTGGCAGATGGACTACGACGGAGCCAACCAGCATCCTCTCACCCACCTCGGCACGGTCTCGATCTCCCCTCGCATCTCGCCCGACAACTCACGCCTCGCCTTCTCCTCGCTCGGTCGCGACGGCTTTCAAATCCGCATGTTCTCTCTCGTCCTCAACCGCATGGTGAACTTCTCGGCAGCCGGCGGCACCAACCTCTCCCCGGCATGGTCTCCCAACGGCAAGGACCTCGCCTACTCCTCCTCCCGCAGCGGCGACCCCGAGATCTGGATCTCCGACACCAGTGGAGGTTCCTCGCGCCGCGTCACCAGCTTCCGCGGCCCCGATGTCTCGCCCGTCTTCAACCCCCGCACCGGCTCGCAGATCGCCTGGATCAGCGGACGCACCAATCTCCCCCAGCTCTACATCATGGACATCGACGGATCCAACGTTCAGCGTATGACCGACGGCGGATACGCCACCTCACCTTCATGGTCTCCCAACGGACAGTTCCTCACCTTCGCATGGGATCGCAAATACGGCCCCGGCGCACCCGGTGGACAGGATATCTACGTCATGGAGATCGCCACCAAACGCTGGATTCAACTCACCCACGACGGCGGTCGTTGCGACTTCCCCTCGTGGTCCCCGGACGGTCGCCACATCGTCTACGCCAACTCGCCCGACGGCAAAGCCACCCACATGAAGATCATGACTATGCTGGCCGACGGCACACAAAAGCATGAACTCACCGGAGCCGGCGCAGACATGCCCAACTGGAGTTGGAAGTAA